The following proteins are co-located in the Triticum aestivum cultivar Chinese Spring chromosome 1A, IWGSC CS RefSeq v2.1, whole genome shotgun sequence genome:
- the LOC123047176 gene encoding calcium uniporter protein 3, mitochondrial, with protein sequence MAAALRRAVAQRFAAAPQQAYGTPRRFMQERPAFRPAVPPDVGFMPLADRIRDHLGVSFPRINLDGLVPPAPARPQPPPTREAAAVVGSLTVEEARKVLRATQMEAARARVRASREGTVPYAEYLRLCCDAAGADDGPSVARALDESGSVIVLGRTVFLRPEMVVKAIEKAIPIPRGLSVAENHPAREELKAMEAQKVDIDRMATRQVRRELWGGLAALALQTAGFMRLTFWELSWDVMEPICFFVTSTYFMAGYAFFLRTKREPSFEGFFQSRFAVKQKRLMKARDFDVRRYSELRRACGLPALHPQSPCASSQESHHHCLSHCHCD encoded by the exons ATGGCGGCCGCGCTGAGGAGGGCCGTCGCGCAGCGCTTCGCGGCGGCGCCGCAGCAGGCCTACGGGACGCCCCGCCGCTTCATGCAGGAGCGCCCCGCCTTCCGCCCCGCCGTGCCCCCGGACGTGGGATTCATGCCCCTCGCCGACCGGATCCGCGACCACCTCGGCGTCTCCTTCCCGCGCATCAACCTCGACGGCCTCGTACCCCCCGCCCCGGCCCGGCCCCAGCCACCACCAACGAGGGAGGCCGCCGCGGTCGTGGGCAGCCTCACGGTGGAGGAGGCGCGGAAGGTGCTGCGCGCCACGCAGATGGAGGCGGCGCGCGCGCGGGTGCGGGCCTCCCGCGAGGGCACCGTGCCCTACGCGGAGTACCTGCGCCTCTGCTGCGACGCCGCGGGCGCCGACGACGGGCCCTCCGTCGCGCGCGCGCTCGACGAGTCCGGATCCGTCATCGTGCTCGGCAGGACTGTCTTCCTCAGGCCCGAAATG GTTGTGAAAGCAATTGAGAAGGCCATACCCATTCCGCGAGGGCTATCTGTTGCTGAGAATCACCCCGCAAGGGAGGAGCTGAAGGCCATGGAGGCCCAGAAGGTAGACATCGACCGCATGGCGACGCGCCAGGTGCGGCGGGAGCTGTGGGGAGGGCTGGCTGCCCTAGCCCTCCAAACGGCCGGCTTCATGAGGCTCACATTCTGGGAGCTCTCCTGGGACGTCATGGAGCCCATCTGCTTCTTTGTGACGTCCACGTACTTCATGGCCGGCTACGCCTTCTTCCTCCGGACCAAGAGGGAGCCGTCGTTCGAGGGCTTCTTCCAGAGCCGTTTTGCGGTGAAGCAGAAGCGTCTGATGAAAGCCCGGGATTTTGATGTCCGCCGGTACAGCGAGCTCCGGCGAGCCTGTGGCCTCCCGGCCCTACATCCTCAGAGCCCCTGCGCGTCGTCGCAGGAGAGCCACCACCATTGTCTTTCTCACTGCCATTGTGATTGA